In Archaeoglobus profundus DSM 5631, the sequence TTAATAGACAATTAAACGCTTCCATAAACTTATACCTAAAGATGTGGGGTTTCCCTCCTTCAATGAAGGTTTGGGAGGAAGTAATTCTCCCAATCCTGAGGAGGAGTGGGGTTACCCCGAAAGGGGACGAGACCGATTATTTACTCCCGATGAACCCTGAGGGAGTTGAGGTCGATGTGTCCCAAGGCGGACATATGTCTATAAAAAACTATGTCCGCTGAACCCCTAACCGAATATCTTCTCCAAATCCTCACCTCCGTAAAAGATTTCCTGAATTCCGTCGTAAATATCGTCCATTCCCTGCCCAGTCATGGATGAGACTGGTATCAACGGTCTGAACAGACCAATATCCTTTAGCATCAGAAATAGATCTAAGCTGAGTGCCTTCTCAGACTCTAATGTTAAATCGCTGTAGAGCTCTTCGGGATCGGAACTCCATCTGACGATAGTTTCAACCTCTCTCTCCTCAAGCACATCAGCCTTAGCTAGGACTAGTATCTGAGGTATGTTCAATCTAAAGACTGCTGATGATGCCATGAAAACGAGGGAAATAAATCCCGAGGGAGTTTTCGATACAACAGGATCAAATAAATATACCATCACACCGTTCTCTCTTCCAAAGCATCTGACGATTACTTCACCGCTTCTCCTAAGCGTGAAAAGCTCCATCTGTCCCGGTGTATCTACCAACACTATCTTCGCATCGTAAAGCTCGATATCGTCCTTTAAATCGTCAGCTATCGTCCCCACTAAATCCGCACCGATTATCTGTGCACCGTTCGGCCCAACTTTGTACTTCTCCATTATCGTGTCGAGCGTGAAGTGCTCTCTCACATCAACATCTGGCTCATAGGGCAACTCTTCGGCACCTGGATCTAAATTTACGATTATATGGCTGACCTTCTTAAAGTCTAAGTAATCCGAGAAGGCTTTGGTCAAGTGAGTTTTACCGCTTCCGGCCGTCCCTATGAAGTAAACGAAAATCTGTTCCATGTTAAAGCAATTTCAAATCTGTATTTTGTCTTTTTGCAAATGCATACTGTCGTTAGAGCTACGTAGCATAGGTATGAACTCGAGAGCTTTGAAGCAGTTCAATGGCAATGGCTTAATAAGCCTGAGAATGGCTTTCTCTGGCTGAAATGAACTGCATCTTTAGTTCTATACATTATCAGTTTGCTACATAGATCTATGTAGATTACTTAGACAATACATATATTCTTGTACCTTGATTATGACAGTATGAAACGGAGGTACAGCCTGTTATTGTTGTTAGCTTTGGCTCCCCTGTTCTGCGGATGTGCTCAAAAGCATACAACACCAGAGCAAAATGTGATAACAATATACGGAAGCGGTGCCACATTTCCACAGCCACAAATCGAGAAGTGGATTTCGCTGTACGAGAAAATTAATCCGAATATTAAGATAGAGTATCAGGGCAAGGGAAGCGGTGGGGGTCAAAACGACTTCAAGGAGGGTTTGGTTGACTTTGCCGCAACCGATCCGCCAGTAAAGGAAAACCTTTGGAGAGAACTCGAAAGGAAAGGACAACCCTTGCAATTTCCGATAATAGTCGGTGCCGTGGTTGTTGTGTACAACGTCCCGGGTGTTGATAACTTGAGGCTTGACGGAAAGACGTTAGCGGACATATTCATGGGCAAGATCGAATACTGGGATGATCCAGCAATAAAGGCTCTAAATCCAAACGCAAACCTTCCTCACGAGAAGATAATTATCATACACAGGAGTGACTCGAGTGGAACGACCAAGATATTCACGACATACCTCTGCTTGGTGAGCGAGGAGTTTGAGAAGAAAGTAGGAAGCGGGAAATTGGTTAACTGGCCAGTTGACGAGCTTGGTAGAGGGTTAGGTGGAAAGGGTAATGCTGGAGTTGTTGCAACGCTCAAGCAGACGAGGTATTCCATAGCCTACACTGAATTGGCTTACGCCTTGAAAGAGAACCTCAAGATGGTTGCACTGAAGAACAAGGCTGGAAAATTTGTCATTGCCAACGAGACAACGATCAAATCTGCAGTGGGTGCAGTTAAAGCTTACATACCATCGCCAGAGGAGGGGTACAAGGAGGATATAAGACAGTTCCTAAACGCTGAAGGGGAAAACTCCTATCCAATCGTTGCTTTCAGCCACATACTACTCTGGAAAAGCTATCCAAAGGAGAAGGCTGGGGCAATTAAAGAATTCTTCACATGGGTGCTAACAGAGGGCCAGAAATCTGAAAACGTAGTTGAGGGTTACGTTGGACTGCCAAAGGATGTTGCTGAGATTGGTTTGAAAGCCGTTCAGAGCATCGAAGGTGTATGAAGGCGGATAAGTTTAAATTGGCACTCCTGCCAGTAGCTTCTACCGTCTTTGGAATTTTTGCCCTAATGTTGATCGTGTTTTTCTCCGCATCTATTCCAATTTTCCAAAGGGAGGGTTTGGCTATATATACCACGAATGTCTGGAAAGCCGTTGAGGAGGGGGAAGAGTTCTACGGAGTTCTTTCAGCCATTTATGGTAGTGTATACACCTCCGTGATTGCAATTCTAATTGCTCTACCTCTTTCGATAGGTTTTGCAGTGTTCGTGATAGATTACGCACCTCGAAAACTCAAGGAACCTCTCATAATTGCTACGGACATAATGGCTGGCTTGCCTACCATACTCTACGGGATATGGGGAGCTTTCGTTCTGGTTCCACTACTTAGGGACTACGTGATGAAACCTCTTTACGGTCATCTCTCGTTCATACCCCTCTTCTCCTATCCACCCATAACGGGTTACAGCTACTTCTCAGCTGGGGTTTTGCTGGCCATAATGGTTACACCCTTCGCCAGTGCGATAGTAAGAGAGGCATACAGGATGATTCCGAGGGTTTACAGAGAAGGTGCATATGCCTTAGGTTTGACGAGGTATGAAGCTACTAAGGTTTTATTGGGATACATAAAGCCTGCTATACTGGCTGGGACTCTTCTAGCATTTGGAAGGGCTATCGGTGAGACTGTAGCTGTGAGCTTGGTTGTCGGTAACACGTTCAACATACATCCGAGCCTCTTCGCTCCTGGATACACCATATCATCGCTCATAGCCAACCAGTTCGGCAATGCTTTCATATACGAGTATATGCCTTCGGCACTATTCGCATCTGGACTGGCTCTATTCATAATTGGTCTGACAGTAAACGTCGCCGGATTAATTCTACTGAGGAGGTGGAAGTATGCTTAGAAGGTTGAAGGAAAGAGTTTTCCTATGTTCGGTAGCTGTTGCGACGTTTTTAACGATAGTACCCTTTTTCCACATACTCTTCAGCGTTTTTGCCAACGGATTACCAGTGCTCATAAATGGGGGCATCGAATTTCTCACTGGAACGTTAGCTCCTCCTGATAACGGTTTGGGTGGAATTGGGCCATCCATAGTAGGAACATTCGTCCTGACGTTTTTGGCATCTCTGATGGGGTTACCGATTGCTGTCTTAACTGGTGTTTTTTCTGCTGAATATCCGAACAGCATAATCGGAAAGGCAACGAGGACTTTACTCTTGATAATGATGGAGTTCCCAACGATTCTTGTTGGTCTCTTTGTCATGAACATTCTCGTTCTCCCGATGGGTACGTACTCAGCGATAGCTGGAGCCTTGGCTTTAGCAATAGTTATGATGCCGTACGTTGCAGTTTATACTGAACATGCTTTGAGAGAAATACCCTTCATATACAAGGAAGGTGCTTTTGCATTGGGTTTGAAGAGAGCTACAGTTGTTTTCAAGATCATGATGGGAATGGCAAGGAAAGGAGTTGTAACTGGAATTCTTATAGGGATGGCCAAGGTTGCTGGAGAAACGGCACCACTTCTATTCACAGCTGGTGGGTCATCTCGAATTTACTTCGCTGGAATGGATAGGCCTGTTGGTGCAATACCCCTCCTAATCTACCAGTTGGTTCAACAGCCTTATGAAAATTACCATCAGATAGCGTGGGGGGCCTCTCTCATCTTGATGCTGATATTTCTGGCTATATTCATTCCGATAAGGCTGAGCATCAAGGAGGTGAAGCTATGAACGCAATCGAAACCGTGAATCTTAGAGTTTGGTACGGTAACAACGAGGTAATCAAGGGTGTGGACTTATTGATACCTCAAAACGTCTGCTTTGCGATAATGGGTCCTTCTGGATGTGGAAAATCAACTCTCCTGAGAACCTTCAACAGGTTGCTCGAACTTAACGAAATAGCTAGAGTTGAAGGGGATGTGAAACTCTTTGGGAGAAGCGTATACAAGATGAATGCTGTTGAAGTTAGAAGGAGGGTTGGGATGGTCTTTCAAATTCCGAACCCCTTTCCTCACATGAGCATATACGACAACGTAGCCTTGGGCGTTAAATACAACAAGCTCGTCAAATCGAAAAAGGAGCTTGATGAAGTGGTGGAATGGGCATTAAAAAAAGCTGCACTTTGGGATGAGGTTAAGGATAGGTTGAAGGACAAGGCATCACAGCTGAGCGGTGGACAGATGCAGAGGCTTTGCATTGCAAGGGCTTTAGCTTTAAAGCCTGACGTGTTACTGATGGACGAACCCACAGCAAATCTCGATCCCGTCAGTGCAAGTAAAGTTGAAGAGCTTATTTACGAGCTTAAAAAGGAGTTAACGATAGTAATCGTTACTCACTCACCAGCTCAGGCATCAAGGGTTAGTGATTATGTCGCCTTTCTATACATGGGAAAGCTGATAGAGATTGGTAAAACTGAGGAGGTCTTCGAAAATCCGAAGAACGAGCTGACTGAGAGGTATTTGACCGGTAGAATGGGGTGATAGCTTGATAGCGGAAAGAAGGTTAGAGAAGATACGGGAGGAGGTTTTGAAGCTTCACGATGTGGCTAAAAGGTCGGTTGAGATTTGCCTTGAGGGTTTAAGGGGGAATGATGAGATAAGGAGGAAGCTTGAAGACCTTGAGATGGAAGCTGACATAATACATTCAGACATTGATTACGACTGCGTAACTTTCATAGCTCTATTTCAACCCGTTGCCAGAGATTTGAGATTTGTCGTTGGTATGATGAAAACCTCCTCTGGATACGAGAGAATTACCGACTTGGCCCTTGAGGTGGGATACTACTACTGTTACGATGAGGAGCTTTTGTCGTTATTTGAGGAGATGCGGAAGAATCTGCTCGAAATGTTCAAAGTCTTGGAGGATAGCTACGCTGGAAGCGAAGTTGGCATAGTTCACATGCTGAAAAGGCACGACAATGTGGTAGATGAATGTTACGAGAAAGCTATAGTCTATTTAAAGAATAAGTGTAAGGTTGAACCTGTTCTAGTTGCGAGACATTTAGAAAGGATGGGAGACATACTAGGTAAAATAGGATCGACTGTAGTATTCATTGAAAGTGGCAAAAGAATATGGATAAAGTGACCGCTATGATAGAGAATAGAAAAATCTACCTGAGCGGTGGAAACAGCTACATAATAACGTTACCCAAAAAGTGGGTTGAGAACAACGGATTGAAAGCTGGAGATCACATTAGAATGGAGATATCTGGTGATGTAATTGTTTTGAGAGCTAAGGATTCGGAGAGAGCGAAAAGGGTGGTTACCGTAGACTCAAAGGACTTGTGTCACGACTGCCTGATAAGGAGAATTGTAGCGTACTACCTAGCCGGTTATGACAGCGTGAGAGTTAAGGTTTACAGTGAGGAGCATAGGAGAGCAGTTTCCTTAGCTTCAGACATGCTCATCGGCGCTGAAATAATAGAAGATTTGGGTAAGGAGATAGTTCTCGAGATATTCATAGACCCAAACAGGTTCAGGATTGACTACATCGTAGAGAGAATAGGAAACATGTGCATAACGATGCTGTCAGACTTTAAGCAACTTCTGAAAAGCTTGGACGGATACATTCACAGTTCCATAGTAATGAGGGAAAGCGAGATAGACAGGTTGCATTTCCTCGCTCTCAGACTATTGAAATCTGAAATAAGCGGAAGACCAGAAGATCTGCTCGAATATAGAACTATAATCAGAGCTTTGGAGAGAATTTCGGATCACTGTGTAAAGATGTCCGAGAGTCTTATGAGGGTTAAAGTTCCATTGCCCAAACTGGTAGAGTTGGTCGAGATATGTGAAAAAATATTGAAGATAACCATGAAATCATATTACAAGAAGAGTTCCGACTTGGCTGATGAGGTTATAAACGAGGTTGAGAACTTTTACAGTATAGAGGAGAAATACTCCAACATACTTTTCGAACTGCTCGAAGACTTCTGGAGAAAGAAAGAGAGCATAGAGAAGTCGGCAAACCTCAGAATGATTCTCGACAGCCTTAGTAGGATAGCTGGTTACTGTTCGGACATAGCTGAAGCTGTGATAAACATGTGCATTTAACTTAATATACAGCGTCTTCAAGCGGTAGTCATGTTTCAGCTTTTCAAGAGAGATGTGCTGAAATGCTTAAAGAGAATATGTGAAGACGAAAGGTTCGTCAAAGAGAGCGATCATGCGGATTTAGCTTGTACAATAGCTTTCAAGCTTGCGAAGGAGCAGAAGAGAAATCCGATCGAAGTGGCGAACGAGATTGCTGAGAATCTTGAACCAATTGGTTACATTGGGAAAATTGAGGTTGTTAACGGTTATATAAACTTCTTTGCGAGTGAGGAGTTTCTGGAGGATACTATTAATACGATACTCGACACAGATGAAAACTACGGCTCGCTCAACATGAGAGGAAAGGTTTTAATTGAGCATACCTCAGCAAACCCCGATGGACCAATTCACATAGGACATATGAGGAATTCAATAATAGGGGATTCTCTCGCAAGAATTTTTAGAAAGGCTGGATTTGATGTAACAACACACTACTACGTGAACGATATGGGGAGACAGATTGCGATAGCCGTTTTGGGTTACAGACTATTTGGCTTAGATGAAAGTAAGAAGCCGGATCATGCCGTTGTTGAAGCTTACGTCAAAGCCAATCAGGAGATTGAGAAGAATCCCGAGCTCGAAAAAGAAGTTGAAATGCTGATGATTAAATACGAGAACTTCAGCGACGATGTCGTTGGAGATTTTAGGTACATAGTCTCGAAAGCTTTGGAAGGTATCAGACAAACTTTGAGAGAGTTGAACATACATCACGACGACTACGTCTGGGAGTCGGAGTTTCTGAAAAACGGCTATGTCGATAGAATCTTGAGTATGCTCGACGAGAGAAATTTGATCAAGAAGGAAGGAGCTTGGTTTGTCGAGCTTGATGAGAAACCCGTTATTTTGAGGAGAGAAAACGGAACGACTTTGTATATAACGAGAGATTTGGCATATCATCTCTGGAAGAACGAGAACTTCGAAAGGTTTGTAAACGTGCTTGGGGCTGATCACAAGCTCTACGGGAGGCAGTTGTGCAAACTCCTAGAGCTGATCAATCTTAAGCCTCCTGAAATCGTTTTCTTTGAATTCGTTTCACTTCCAGAGGGTTCCATGAGCACTAGAAAGGGCAAGTTTATCTCAGCTGATGAGTTAATTGCGAAAGTCTACGACGAAGCTAGGAAGATCGTTGAGAAGAGAGATCTTAGCAGAGAAGAAAA encodes:
- the pstS gene encoding phosphate ABC transporter substrate-binding protein PstS, which gives rise to MKRRYSLLLLLALAPLFCGCAQKHTTPEQNVITIYGSGATFPQPQIEKWISLYEKINPNIKIEYQGKGSGGGQNDFKEGLVDFAATDPPVKENLWRELERKGQPLQFPIIVGAVVVVYNVPGVDNLRLDGKTLADIFMGKIEYWDDPAIKALNPNANLPHEKIIIIHRSDSSGTTKIFTTYLCLVSEEFEKKVGSGKLVNWPVDELGRGLGGKGNAGVVATLKQTRYSIAYTELAYALKENLKMVALKNKAGKFVIANETTIKSAVGAVKAYIPSPEEGYKEDIRQFLNAEGENSYPIVAFSHILLWKSYPKEKAGAIKEFFTWVLTEGQKSENVVEGYVGLPKDVAEIGLKAVQSIEGV
- a CDS encoding phosphate uptake regulator PhoU, with product MIENRKIYLSGGNSYIITLPKKWVENNGLKAGDHIRMEISGDVIVLRAKDSERAKRVVTVDSKDLCHDCLIRRIVAYYLAGYDSVRVKVYSEEHRRAVSLASDMLIGAEIIEDLGKEIVLEIFIDPNRFRIDYIVERIGNMCITMLSDFKQLLKSLDGYIHSSIVMRESEIDRLHFLALRLLKSEISGRPEDLLEYRTIIRALERISDHCVKMSESLMRVKVPLPKLVELVEICEKILKITMKSYYKKSSDLADEVINEVENFYSIEEKYSNILFELLEDFWRKKESIEKSANLRMILDSLSRIAGYCSDIAEAVINMCI
- a CDS encoding phosphate ABC transporter ATP-binding protein, whose product is MNAIETVNLRVWYGNNEVIKGVDLLIPQNVCFAIMGPSGCGKSTLLRTFNRLLELNEIARVEGDVKLFGRSVYKMNAVEVRRRVGMVFQIPNPFPHMSIYDNVALGVKYNKLVKSKKELDEVVEWALKKAALWDEVKDRLKDKASQLSGGQMQRLCIARALALKPDVLLMDEPTANLDPVSASKVEELIYELKKELTIVIVTHSPAQASRVSDYVAFLYMGKLIEIGKTEEVFENPKNELTERYLTGRMG
- a CDS encoding phosphate signaling complex PhoU family protein; the encoded protein is MIAERRLEKIREEVLKLHDVAKRSVEICLEGLRGNDEIRRKLEDLEMEADIIHSDIDYDCVTFIALFQPVARDLRFVVGMMKTSSGYERITDLALEVGYYYCYDEELLSLFEEMRKNLLEMFKVLEDSYAGSEVGIVHMLKRHDNVVDECYEKAIVYLKNKCKVEPVLVARHLERMGDILGKIGSTVVFIESGKRIWIK
- the pstC gene encoding phosphate ABC transporter permease subunit PstC, which produces MKADKFKLALLPVASTVFGIFALMLIVFFSASIPIFQREGLAIYTTNVWKAVEEGEEFYGVLSAIYGSVYTSVIAILIALPLSIGFAVFVIDYAPRKLKEPLIIATDIMAGLPTILYGIWGAFVLVPLLRDYVMKPLYGHLSFIPLFSYPPITGYSYFSAGVLLAIMVTPFASAIVREAYRMIPRVYREGAYALGLTRYEATKVLLGYIKPAILAGTLLAFGRAIGETVAVSLVVGNTFNIHPSLFAPGYTISSLIANQFGNAFIYEYMPSALFASGLALFIIGLTVNVAGLILLRRWKYA
- the pstA gene encoding phosphate ABC transporter permease PstA; its protein translation is MLRRLKERVFLCSVAVATFLTIVPFFHILFSVFANGLPVLINGGIEFLTGTLAPPDNGLGGIGPSIVGTFVLTFLASLMGLPIAVLTGVFSAEYPNSIIGKATRTLLLIMMEFPTILVGLFVMNILVLPMGTYSAIAGALALAIVMMPYVAVYTEHALREIPFIYKEGAFALGLKRATVVFKIMMGMARKGVVTGILIGMAKVAGETAPLLFTAGGSSRIYFAGMDRPVGAIPLLIYQLVQQPYENYHQIAWGASLILMLIFLAIFIPIRLSIKEVKL
- a CDS encoding ATP/GTP-binding protein, translating into MEQIFVYFIGTAGSGKTHLTKAFSDYLDFKKVSHIIVNLDPGAEELPYEPDVDVREHFTLDTIMEKYKVGPNGAQIIGADLVGTIADDLKDDIELYDAKIVLVDTPGQMELFTLRRSGEVIVRCFGRENGVMVYLFDPVVSKTPSGFISLVFMASSAVFRLNIPQILVLAKADVLEEREVETIVRWSSDPEELYSDLTLESEKALSLDLFLMLKDIGLFRPLIPVSSMTGQGMDDIYDGIQEIFYGGEDLEKIFG
- the argS gene encoding arginine--tRNA ligase, which produces MFQLFKRDVLKCLKRICEDERFVKESDHADLACTIAFKLAKEQKRNPIEVANEIAENLEPIGYIGKIEVVNGYINFFASEEFLEDTINTILDTDENYGSLNMRGKVLIEHTSANPDGPIHIGHMRNSIIGDSLARIFRKAGFDVTTHYYVNDMGRQIAIAVLGYRLFGLDESKKPDHAVVEAYVKANQEIEKNPELEKEVEMLMIKYENFSDDVVGDFRYIVSKALEGIRQTLRELNIHHDDYVWESEFLKNGYVDRILSMLDERNLIKKEGAWFVELDEKPVILRRENGTTLYITRDLAYHLWKNENFERFVNVLGADHKLYGRQLCKLLELINLKPPEIVFFEFVSLPEGSMSTRKGKFISADELIAKVYDEARKIVEKRDLSREEKERIAKAVAMGAIRFDFVKIAPEKPMVFDWEKALDFERQTASYVQYAHARCCSILRKAVESGMPDLEFRPEICTKVERDLVMILSKFPYVIEKVIKDLKPNYVAEYLLSVANTFNDFYREHRVLDEVAEIRMHRLAIVDAVRIVLRNGLELLGIEALERM